Proteins co-encoded in one Actinomycetota bacterium genomic window:
- a CDS encoding serine O-acetyltransferase, translated as MRNKKLKTGLRGDIELLFSDRGTLKGKPNLLQTIRILLVKPGVQAIVFYRFYRWLYLKKLKFIAEILCRINYFLTGADIDPGAKIGGGCRIWHSSGVVIGRGVKIGENVSMLHNVTLGGIGHSIFHLGEPGYPEIGDNVVLYTGVTVLGPVKIGGNSVIGAHSLVLDSIPANCLAAGVPAKIIKK; from the coding sequence ATGAGAAATAAGAAATTAAAAACAGGTTTAAGAGGAGATATAGAACTACTTTTTAGTGATAGAGGAACTTTAAAAGGTAAACCCAATCTATTACAGACTATAAGGATTCTATTAGTAAAACCTGGTGTTCAAGCTATTGTATTTTATAGATTTTATAGATGGCTTTATCTCAAAAAATTAAAATTTATTGCAGAGATTCTTTGCAGAATAAATTACTTTCTAACTGGAGCAGATATTGATCCTGGTGCGAAAATTGGAGGAGGATGTAGAATATGGCATTCATCAGGAGTTGTTATTGGAAGAGGTGTAAAGATTGGAGAAAATGTCTCTATGTTACATAATGTAACTTTAGGTGGTATTGGTCATTCAATATTTCATCTTGGTGAACCAGGATATCCTGAAATTGGAGATAATGTTGTTTTATATACTGGAGTTACTGTTTTAGGTCCAGTTAAAATCGGAGGGAATTCTGTTATTGGAGCTCACTCACTTGTTTTAGATTCCATTCCAGCTAATTGCTTAGCTGCAGGTGTGCCTGCTAAAATTATCAAAAAATAA